In one Vibrio sp. YMD68 genomic region, the following are encoded:
- a CDS encoding cupredoxin family protein, giving the protein MKTTLSLVAISLLLNTPTVLAETMDHSKMDHGTMDHSNMMMEGMSAVGMPAQGAKPDKVVHVLLADDMTIQFKKDITIEPNDVVQFVVLNTGKIDHEFTIGSASEQLEHREMMKSMGSHDHDSDNAVTVKPGKAKQLLWHFHGDNKVEFACNIPGHAEAGMVKKITL; this is encoded by the coding sequence ATGAAAACAACACTGAGCCTAGTAGCCATATCACTGTTATTGAACACACCAACCGTATTGGCCGAGACGATGGACCACAGTAAGATGGACCATGGCACGATGGATCACAGTAATATGATGATGGAAGGAATGTCAGCGGTTGGGATGCCCGCTCAAGGTGCAAAACCAGATAAAGTCGTTCATGTTTTACTGGCAGACGATATGACGATTCAATTTAAAAAAGACATCACTATTGAGCCTAATGACGTTGTTCAGTTTGTTGTGTTGAATACCGGTAAAATCGACCATGAATTTACCATCGGATCGGCAAGCGAACAGCTTGAACACCGTGAGATGATGAAATCCATGGGCAGTCATGATCACGATTCAGACAATGCGGTCACCGTTAAACCGGGCAAAGCAAAACAACTGTTATGGCATTTCCACGGTGACAACAAGGTAGAGTTTGCCTGTAATATTCCAGGCCACGCAGAAGCGGGCATGGTTAAAAAAATCACACTCTAA
- a CDS encoding efflux RND transporter permease subunit has protein sequence MINAIIRWSISNRFLVLVATVALTLGGLYSVKNTPVDALPDLSDVQVIIKTSYPGQAPQVVEDQVTYPLTTAMLAVPGAETVRGYSFFGDSYVYIIFNDDTDMYWARSRVLEYLSQVAPSLPSSAKPTLGPDATGVGWIYSYVLQDKTGQHDLAQLRSIQDWFLKYELQTVAGVSEIATVGGMVKQYQVQIDPAKLRAYDLTLQQVNMAIQNGNQETGASVIEVAEAEHMVRTSGYLTSIEDIQSLPLKVTDKGTPLLLGDIADINLGPQMRRGISEFNGEGEAVGGVIVMRFGENASKVIDDVKTKLTELQNSLPDGVEIVATYDRSTLIDDAVENLWHKLAEEFIVVAVVCALFLFHLRSSLVIALSLPVGILSAFIVMHWQGINANIMSLGGIAIAIGAMVDGAIVMIENVHKHIERTPLTDKNRWQVIGKAAEEVGAPLFFSLLIITLSFVPVFALEGQEGKMFSPLAFTKTYAMAASAGLAITLVPVLMGYFIRGNILPEHKNPVNRSLVALYRPLLTVSLTYPKTMIVIAIALMGSAYYPLSKIGSEFIPPLDEGDLMYMPTTYPGISIGKARELLQQTNKLIKTVPEVKTVWGKVGRADTATDPAPLTMIETTIQFIPRDQWREGVTPESLRKEFNDLINFPGLTNAWVMPIKTRIDMLATGIKTPIGIKIAGSDLKVIEQIGLELEPILNQISGTASVYAERVAGGRYVTIDIKRKAAARYGLNIKDIQQVISTAVGGMNVGETVEGLERYPINVRYPQDYRNSVVKLQSLPLVTPNGARIALADVADIRYEDGPPMIKTENARPNGWVFVDIEGRDLGSYVQEAKQVVAAQLDLPTGYSLAWSGQYEYMERAKERLSVVVPVTLAIIMLLLYLSFRRIGEVLIIMGTLPLAMVGGIWLMYQLGFNFSIGVGVGFIALAGVAVEIGVIMLVYLNQAWHYKKLDAKENNQSLSMNDLLDAIREGAGLRVRPVMMTVLTVIIGLIPIMYGAGTGSSVMQRIAAPMIGGMTSALLLTLLVLPAVFMLWKRREISDNT, from the coding sequence ATGATCAATGCCATCATCCGCTGGTCTATCAGTAACCGGTTCCTCGTTTTGGTGGCAACGGTTGCGCTCACCTTAGGTGGGTTATACAGCGTTAAAAATACCCCCGTTGACGCGCTGCCCGACCTTTCCGATGTGCAGGTGATCATTAAAACCAGCTACCCAGGACAAGCACCACAAGTTGTGGAGGACCAAGTCACTTATCCGCTGACCACGGCGATGTTAGCGGTGCCTGGTGCTGAAACCGTGCGTGGCTACTCGTTCTTTGGGGATTCTTACGTGTATATCATTTTTAATGATGACACCGATATGTACTGGGCTCGCTCACGTGTTTTGGAATATTTGAGCCAGGTGGCACCTAGCTTACCATCGAGTGCTAAACCAACTCTAGGGCCGGATGCGACAGGGGTTGGCTGGATCTACAGCTATGTCTTGCAAGACAAAACCGGACAACACGATCTGGCTCAATTACGCAGTATTCAAGATTGGTTTCTAAAATATGAATTGCAAACCGTCGCCGGTGTGTCTGAAATCGCTACCGTCGGGGGCATGGTGAAGCAGTATCAAGTTCAAATCGACCCGGCTAAGCTACGCGCCTATGATCTGACTCTGCAACAGGTCAACATGGCCATTCAAAATGGCAACCAAGAGACGGGCGCATCGGTGATTGAAGTGGCCGAGGCCGAACACATGGTGCGCACTTCAGGTTACCTCACCAGCATAGAAGACATTCAATCGTTGCCTTTGAAAGTGACCGACAAAGGCACTCCCCTATTGCTAGGCGACATCGCCGACATTAACCTTGGGCCGCAAATGCGCCGTGGTATTTCAGAGTTTAATGGCGAAGGTGAAGCTGTAGGTGGCGTCATCGTCATGCGCTTTGGTGAGAATGCCAGCAAGGTCATTGATGATGTCAAAACCAAGCTGACGGAGCTACAAAATAGCTTGCCTGACGGTGTGGAAATTGTTGCTACCTACGATCGTTCGACACTGATCGATGACGCTGTCGAGAACTTATGGCACAAGCTTGCCGAAGAGTTTATTGTCGTCGCGGTTGTCTGCGCCCTGTTCTTATTTCACCTACGTTCTTCGTTGGTTATCGCTCTGAGCTTACCGGTCGGAATCCTTTCTGCCTTTATTGTCATGCATTGGCAAGGTATCAACGCCAACATTATGTCATTAGGGGGCATCGCCATAGCGATTGGCGCGATGGTCGATGGCGCTATCGTCATGATAGAGAATGTGCATAAACATATAGAGCGCACCCCTTTAACCGATAAGAATCGATGGCAAGTGATTGGTAAAGCCGCAGAAGAAGTCGGTGCTCCACTGTTTTTCTCGTTACTGATCATTACATTGAGCTTCGTTCCGGTCTTTGCTCTTGAAGGACAAGAAGGGAAAATGTTCTCGCCCCTCGCCTTTACCAAAACGTATGCTATGGCAGCTTCCGCAGGGCTAGCGATTACATTGGTACCGGTATTAATGGGTTACTTTATTCGAGGTAATATCCTTCCCGAGCATAAAAACCCGGTCAACCGTTCCTTAGTGGCATTGTATCGCCCGCTTTTAACTGTCAGTCTGACTTATCCAAAAACGATGATCGTTATTGCTATTGCGCTGATGGGCTCGGCGTATTATCCGCTCAGCAAAATCGGGAGTGAGTTTATTCCCCCACTTGATGAAGGCGATCTAATGTATATGCCGACAACTTATCCCGGTATATCCATAGGTAAGGCACGAGAGCTTCTGCAACAAACGAACAAACTGATCAAAACCGTACCCGAGGTGAAAACGGTTTGGGGAAAAGTGGGAAGAGCAGACACCGCGACCGACCCCGCGCCGCTGACCATGATTGAAACCACGATTCAGTTTATTCCTCGCGATCAATGGCGTGAAGGAGTCACACCAGAGTCGCTGCGTAAAGAATTCAATGATCTGATCAATTTCCCCGGTTTAACCAATGCTTGGGTTATGCCCATAAAGACCAGAATTGACATGCTAGCGACCGGTATTAAGACCCCGATAGGCATTAAAATCGCAGGCTCAGATCTCAAGGTCATTGAACAAATAGGCTTAGAACTAGAGCCAATCTTAAATCAAATCAGCGGCACGGCTTCGGTGTATGCAGAGCGTGTTGCTGGCGGACGTTATGTCACCATCGATATCAAACGAAAAGCCGCAGCACGATACGGCCTCAACATCAAAGACATTCAGCAAGTCATCTCTACAGCGGTAGGAGGAATGAATGTCGGTGAAACAGTGGAAGGTTTGGAGCGTTACCCGATTAACGTTCGTTATCCTCAAGACTATCGAAACTCCGTCGTCAAATTGCAAAGCCTCCCTTTAGTGACACCGAATGGGGCTCGTATCGCGCTTGCTGATGTCGCTGACATTCGCTATGAAGATGGTCCTCCGATGATCAAGACCGAAAACGCTCGCCCGAATGGTTGGGTATTCGTTGATATAGAGGGGCGAGACTTAGGATCCTATGTCCAGGAAGCGAAACAAGTGGTTGCCGCGCAGTTAGATTTACCCACCGGTTACTCGCTTGCGTGGTCTGGTCAATACGAATACATGGAGCGTGCGAAAGAGCGCTTAAGTGTCGTCGTGCCTGTGACTCTCGCCATCATTATGTTGTTGCTGTATTTGAGTTTCCGACGCATAGGTGAAGTGTTGATCATCATGGGGACGCTGCCTCTCGCGATGGTAGGAGGCATTTGGCTCATGTACCAGCTTGGGTTTAACTTCTCTATCGGTGTTGGCGTTGGCTTCATTGCGTTGGCCGGGGTCGCGGTTGAAATTGGTGTGATCATGTTGGTGTACCTCAATCAAGCGTGGCATTACAAAAAGTTAGACGCAAAAGAAAATAACCAATCCCTGTCGATGAATGACCTGCTTGACGCTATTCGAGAAGGCGCTGGATTAAGAGTTCGCCCAGTCATGATGACCGTATTAACCGTGATCATTGGTCTTATTCCCATCATGTATGGGGCAGGCACGGGATCCTCAGTGATGCAGCGTATCGCGGCGCCAATGATCGGCGGTATGACGTCTGCACTCTTACTGACATTACTGGTTCTTCCTGCTGTTTTCATGTTGTGGAAACGTCGTGAAATCAGTGACAACACCTAA